One Brevibacillus choshinensis genomic window carries:
- the solA gene encoding N-methyl-L-tryptophan oxidase produces the protein MKNTYDVIVLGAGSMGMAAGAFLAKQHAKVLLIDAFDPPHTKGSHHGDTRMIRHAYGEGKKYVPMVLRAQELWEDLERETGKHLFERTGVLGLANIGSAFLEEEINSAKQFDLPLELLQPEEVRKRWPGIAVTEEIMGAFEPNSGLLYSEECIRAYRQLALQHDAALFTNTRAKSITYHADGVTVHTLQGDYHADKLIVTAGAWTGQLLQELEIPLQPFRKTVVWYEADEAAYGLGKFPSYFVDLPGDRFYGFPSIQGSGLKLGSHDAGVNVNPDEVNRQFGSEPGDDGDLFTVAKRFFPHVGGKLVRGQVCLVTWTPDHDFIIDRHPSHDHVLIVSACSAHGFKFASVVGEISAQLTLQGKTNFDLSPFALSRFA, from the coding sequence ATGAAAAACACCTATGATGTCATTGTTTTGGGGGCGGGCTCCATGGGAATGGCTGCTGGAGCCTTTTTAGCGAAGCAGCATGCCAAGGTACTGCTGATCGATGCCTTCGATCCTCCGCACACGAAGGGGAGTCATCACGGAGATACGCGAATGATCCGCCACGCCTACGGGGAAGGCAAAAAATACGTTCCGATGGTGCTGCGCGCGCAGGAGCTGTGGGAAGACCTCGAGCGAGAAACGGGGAAGCATCTTTTTGAACGCACCGGAGTGCTCGGGCTGGCGAATATCGGTTCCGCCTTTTTGGAGGAAGAAATCAACAGCGCCAAACAATTTGACTTGCCGTTGGAACTCCTGCAGCCGGAGGAAGTGAGAAAGCGCTGGCCGGGCATTGCCGTGACGGAAGAGATCATGGGCGCATTCGAGCCAAATTCGGGACTTTTGTACAGCGAAGAGTGCATTCGTGCATACCGGCAGCTGGCTTTGCAGCATGACGCGGCCCTGTTCACGAATACCCGAGCCAAGTCTATCACGTATCATGCAGATGGCGTCACGGTGCACACCCTCCAAGGAGATTACCATGCGGACAAGCTGATCGTGACAGCAGGGGCGTGGACAGGTCAGCTTCTCCAGGAGCTGGAGATTCCGCTGCAGCCATTCCGCAAGACCGTCGTCTGGTACGAAGCGGATGAAGCCGCGTACGGGTTAGGGAAGTTCCCATCATATTTCGTGGACTTGCCAGGTGACCGCTTCTACGGCTTCCCGAGCATCCAGGGATCTGGACTTAAGCTTGGCAGTCATGATGCTGGGGTGAATGTGAATCCTGATGAGGTGAACCGCCAATTTGGCAGCGAACCCGGTGATGACGGCGATTTGTTTACCGTAGCAAAGCGGTTCTTCCCGCATGTCGGAGGCAAACTGGTACGCGGCCAAGTCTGCCTGGTCACCTGGACGCCGGATCACGATTTCATCATCGACCGGCATCCCAGCCACGATCACGTCCTGATCGTATCGGCCTGCTCGGCGCACGGCTTCAAATTTGCCAGCGTGGTGGGGGAGATATCTGCGCAGTTGACCTTGCAGGGAAAGACGAACTTTGATTTGTCGCCATTTGCGCTCAGCCGATTCGCATGA
- a CDS encoding MetQ/NlpA family ABC transporter substrate-binding protein: protein MKKSYVSLFLSLVVALAVAGCGGGQGQAPQAGGESNTGNAGAGQAEHLKVGIMSGPEEDIWKVVKEVAAKDGLDVELVVFSDYVQPNKVLEDGQLDANAFQHVPYLEEFNAGQGTHIAKLADTINYPIGMYSKKIKDVSELKEGDLIGLPNDPTNGARALILFEQAGLIRLKEGVGVKATVRDIIDNPKKLEFKEMDAAFLTKALDDLTAAVINSNFAIESGLVPTKDAIYMEPKDSPWVNIIAVRAGDKDKPVFQKLVKAFHSDEVKKLVTDKYGDSMVPAW, encoded by the coding sequence ATGAAAAAGTCGTATGTATCCCTATTCCTTTCGCTTGTAGTTGCACTTGCGGTAGCTGGTTGCGGAGGAGGGCAGGGACAAGCCCCGCAAGCAGGAGGAGAATCGAACACAGGAAATGCTGGGGCAGGTCAAGCCGAACATCTGAAGGTCGGCATCATGTCCGGTCCGGAAGAAGACATTTGGAAAGTCGTGAAGGAAGTAGCGGCAAAAGACGGTCTGGATGTGGAACTGGTTGTATTCAGCGACTACGTACAGCCAAACAAAGTATTGGAAGACGGGCAGCTGGACGCGAACGCATTCCAACACGTGCCGTACCTCGAAGAATTCAATGCAGGTCAAGGAACCCACATCGCCAAGCTCGCGGATACGATCAACTATCCGATCGGCATGTACTCCAAAAAGATCAAGGATGTTTCCGAGCTGAAAGAAGGGGACCTGATCGGCTTGCCAAACGACCCGACCAACGGGGCGCGTGCGCTGATCCTGTTTGAACAAGCGGGCCTGATCAGACTGAAAGAAGGCGTCGGCGTCAAAGCGACTGTGCGTGACATCATCGACAATCCGAAGAAACTCGAGTTCAAAGAGATGGATGCCGCTTTCCTCACAAAAGCGCTGGATGATTTGACAGCTGCTGTCATCAACAGCAACTTTGCCATCGAAAGCGGTCTGGTGCCTACGAAAGATGCGATCTACATGGAACCGAAAGATTCACCATGGGTAAATATTATCGCAGTTCGTGCAGGAGACAAAGACAAGCCAGTGTTCCAGAAGCTGGTCAAAGCCTTCCATTCTGACGAAGTGAAAAAACTGGTGACGGATAAATACGGAGATTCGATGGTTCCTGCTTGGTAA
- a CDS encoding Rieske (2Fe-2S) protein, producing MSAQEKHRLVVCSAEELREGDRRLIELDGVEIGLLRAEGTCYAFRNSCPHQGVPMLYGSVVGTMLPSQPQEYVYGLHNEIIRCPLHGWEFSLKTGKAMFSPAVSIKMYEVKEEGDEVVLYLDRQPQSITRKQFACVL from the coding sequence ATGAGCGCACAGGAAAAACATCGTTTGGTCGTGTGTTCCGCCGAAGAGCTGCGGGAGGGAGATCGCAGGCTGATTGAGTTGGACGGAGTAGAGATCGGACTGCTGCGTGCCGAGGGGACATGCTACGCTTTTCGCAACAGCTGCCCCCATCAAGGCGTCCCGATGCTGTACGGATCAGTCGTAGGCACGATGCTGCCTTCACAGCCGCAGGAATACGTCTACGGGCTGCACAACGAAATCATTCGCTGCCCGCTGCACGGCTGGGAATTCAGCCTGAAGACGGGGAAAGCGATGTTCTCGCCTGCGGTTTCGATCAAGATGTACGAGGTGAAGGAAGAGGGCGATGAGGTCGTCCTGTATTTGGATCGACAGCCCCAGAGCATCACGCGCAAGCAATTTGCCTGCGTGCTGTAG
- a CDS encoding amidohydrolase family protein, translating to MTTRVKHNGLIDCDVHPVLSDFNELVPYLDESIQQYMNIGKFAKGALAKQNSGSFKFPSSAYANPLPVPLRADAFPPNGDIPGSDPAFLASDLLDRCQTDFAILNIGHGTMSAFHNVEVAAKYTSAANDWLYGKWVKSDPRYRMTMEITPLDPAQAVQEIERIGKRPEIVGINMHCVNIPLGKRHYWPIYEIAEAYDLPIVLHPDTEGTGEYAASFGVGPASTYMEWHTSLGLIGQRNVISLVCEGVFERFPNLKVNFIEYGFSWIAPTMWRMDKNWKALRHEVPWVKMLPSEYIRRNIRFGTQPIEEPARPKDLVELIQMIGAEHMLLFCSDYPHWDGDELERAFLHFPGELRHKVFYENPLASFRIQP from the coding sequence ATGACAACTAGAGTCAAGCATAACGGGCTGATCGACTGCGATGTGCATCCGGTCTTGAGCGATTTTAACGAATTGGTTCCGTATTTGGATGAATCGATCCAGCAGTACATGAACATCGGCAAATTTGCCAAAGGAGCTTTGGCCAAGCAAAACAGCGGTTCTTTCAAATTTCCGTCTTCTGCTTATGCAAACCCGCTGCCTGTTCCTTTGCGGGCAGACGCTTTCCCGCCAAATGGAGATATTCCGGGAAGCGACCCTGCTTTTCTGGCGAGCGATTTACTCGACCGTTGCCAGACCGATTTTGCGATTTTGAATATTGGGCACGGAACGATGTCTGCCTTTCACAATGTCGAAGTCGCAGCGAAGTACACGTCTGCAGCAAATGACTGGCTGTACGGCAAATGGGTGAAGAGCGACCCGCGTTATCGGATGACGATGGAAATTACCCCGCTCGACCCGGCTCAGGCTGTCCAGGAAATCGAGCGAATCGGCAAACGGCCTGAAATCGTCGGGATCAACATGCACTGTGTGAACATTCCTCTTGGCAAGCGTCACTACTGGCCGATCTACGAAATCGCCGAAGCGTATGATCTGCCCATCGTGCTGCATCCTGATACCGAGGGAACAGGGGAATATGCTGCCAGCTTTGGAGTAGGACCGGCTTCTACTTATATGGAGTGGCATACCTCTCTCGGATTGATCGGGCAGCGCAATGTCATCAGCCTGGTATGCGAGGGAGTCTTTGAGCGGTTCCCGAACCTCAAAGTCAATTTCATCGAGTACGGCTTCTCCTGGATCGCACCGACGATGTGGCGCATGGATAAGAACTGGAAGGCACTCCGACATGAAGTCCCATGGGTCAAGATGCTGCCGAGCGAGTATATCCGCCGCAACATCCGGTTTGGCACACAGCCGATCGAGGAGCCTGCGCGTCCCAAGGATCTGGTCGAGCTGATCCAGATGATCGGTGCCGAGCACATGCTTTTGTTCTGCAGCGATTACCCGCATTGGGACGGGGATGAGCTGGAGCGGGCCTTCCTGCATTTTCCGGGGGAGCTTCGGCACAAAGTCTTTTACGAAAACCCTCTGGCTTCGTTCAGAATCCAGCCATAG
- a CDS encoding TetR/AcrR family transcriptional regulator, with the protein MARREIQVKRMLQYFVDATVQLIEEEGIEKVSARKIGERAGYTSSTIYNYFDELSHLIYFASMRFVKEYLQELPEYLERGQTYVEKYILSWECFCKHSFEKPQIYHALYIADLGKKADEMVNHYFSIYSSDLIGFTDEIKPMLYNPDLTSRSKALLELAKREQDIDDQTIEEVNEMSVLIWEGMMTTVLNKRRDMDPGQAAEKTMKYIRNLMKAMEQGAS; encoded by the coding sequence ATGGCAAGAAGAGAAATTCAAGTGAAGCGAATGCTGCAATATTTTGTGGACGCGACTGTGCAACTGATCGAGGAGGAAGGGATTGAAAAAGTCAGCGCGCGCAAAATCGGGGAGAGAGCCGGCTACACCAGCTCGACGATCTACAACTACTTTGACGAGCTGTCCCATTTGATTTACTTTGCTTCCATGCGTTTTGTGAAAGAATATTTGCAAGAGCTGCCGGAGTATCTGGAGCGGGGGCAGACGTACGTGGAGAAGTACATCCTCAGCTGGGAGTGTTTTTGCAAGCATTCTTTTGAAAAACCGCAGATCTACCATGCTCTGTACATAGCCGATTTAGGGAAAAAGGCAGACGAGATGGTGAATCATTACTTTTCCATATATTCGAGCGACCTGATCGGCTTCACGGATGAAATCAAGCCAATGCTCTACAACCCGGACCTGACTTCCCGCAGCAAAGCATTGCTGGAGCTGGCCAAACGGGAACAAGACATCGATGACCAGACCATCGAGGAAGTCAATGAAATGTCGGTGCTGATCTGGGAGGGGATGATGACGACCGTCCTGAACAAGCGAAGAGACATGGATCCAGGGCAGGCAGCCGAAAAAACGATGAAGTACATCCGCAATTTGATGAAAGCGATGGAACAGGGGGCAAGCTAG
- a CDS encoding ABC transporter permease translates to MEGKKFSLFDFVYKYGTVAVIVIVMLIFSLTNPYFFTYDNITDILRSISIVTFVAIGVTFSLIVGGFDLSVGSTVSLTTVVAASMMVWHEQGPLLTLIVPIALSLLVGLINAFLVVKIRIPDLLATLAMLYIVNGIHMTYSKGYSIYANMPMEDGTTAPGKFQEWFLWLGQGEIASVPVPVILTFLLVVITHIYLTYTRQGRMLYMTGGNLEAARLSGIPVNRYRTLAYVLSALFAGLGGMLLAARIGTGQVSSGSSMLMDAVAAAFVGFSVFGAGKPNVFGTFVGAILIGVLLNGMTMLNLPYYAYDIIKGVVLALALAVTYYQLRRKRKA, encoded by the coding sequence GTGGAAGGAAAGAAATTCAGTCTGTTTGATTTTGTGTACAAGTACGGTACAGTAGCGGTCATCGTCATTGTCATGCTCATCTTCAGCTTGACGAACCCGTATTTCTTTACTTATGACAACATTACCGATATTTTGCGTTCCATCTCGATTGTGACCTTTGTCGCGATCGGTGTGACGTTTTCCTTGATCGTCGGCGGCTTTGACCTGTCCGTAGGGTCGACCGTTTCCTTGACAACTGTCGTGGCAGCTTCCATGATGGTTTGGCATGAGCAAGGTCCCTTGCTGACGCTGATTGTTCCAATCGCGCTCAGTTTGTTGGTCGGGCTGATCAATGCGTTCCTGGTGGTGAAGATTCGCATTCCGGACCTGCTCGCGACATTGGCGATGCTCTATATCGTAAACGGCATTCATATGACGTATTCCAAAGGGTACTCCATTTACGCGAATATGCCGATGGAGGATGGAACGACAGCGCCGGGCAAATTCCAGGAGTGGTTCCTTTGGCTTGGCCAAGGCGAGATTGCTTCGGTTCCCGTGCCGGTTATTTTGACATTCCTGCTCGTGGTGATCACCCACATCTATCTGACCTATACGCGTCAGGGGCGGATGCTCTACATGACGGGTGGGAATCTGGAAGCGGCACGACTCTCCGGTATCCCGGTTAACCGTTATCGGACGCTGGCTTATGTACTTTCCGCTCTGTTTGCTGGTCTGGGCGGAATGCTTCTCGCTGCAAGGATCGGCACCGGTCAGGTCAGCAGCGGGAGCTCGATGCTGATGGATGCGGTTGCTGCAGCATTTGTGGGCTTTTCTGTCTTTGGTGCCGGGAAACCGAACGTCTTTGGCACTTTTGTCGGGGCGATCCTGATCGGCGTGCTGCTGAACGGGATGACCATGCTCAACCTGCCGTACTACGCCTACGATATCATCAAAGGGGTCGTGCTGGCACTCGCACTGGCTGTGACGTACTACCAGCTGCGCCGCAAGAGAAAAGCATAG
- a CDS encoding sugar ABC transporter ATP-binding protein has product MATLQMQGIEKQFSGVPALRTVNFEVKAGEVHALLGANGAGKSTLMKILTGAYQLDGGTITIDGQQVSIESPQDAKALGIQCVYQEVDTALIPYLSVAENILLDRLVQAKGSGLINWQRLYTESEELLRGFGFSIPVKMTVEECSLSEKQLILIARATVQKAKYVIFDEPTAPLSTKESERLFQIIDQLKKAGVGIIYISHRLPEIFEICDRITIMRDGQHVITTETAQTSMDEVIGHMLGKSFAEEFPKEIVPIGQPVLEVKGAKGGKVRSADLTVHEGEIVGVVGLVGAGKTELARLLFGADAAEAGEIKLNGSTLRIRDPKDAVDAGIVLVPEERRKEGIFVEESVKNNLSVATISKWSPLGFIRRGVEAGQAKELVQRLGVKTADISQLVGYLSGGNQQKVAIGKWLDTDASIFMFDEPTKGVDIGAKSDIYRLIGNLAKQKKGILYFSCEFQEVIGISDRILVMFEGRIVKELSPEGATQELIMYYASGGE; this is encoded by the coding sequence TTGGCAACCTTACAAATGCAAGGAATCGAGAAGCAATTTTCCGGTGTGCCTGCCCTGAGAACGGTGAATTTTGAAGTGAAGGCTGGAGAGGTACACGCCTTGCTGGGGGCAAACGGGGCCGGGAAAAGCACCTTGATGAAAATTCTCACAGGAGCCTATCAGCTGGACGGAGGAACCATTACAATCGATGGACAGCAGGTGTCGATCGAATCTCCGCAGGATGCCAAGGCACTCGGGATCCAATGTGTGTATCAGGAAGTCGATACGGCACTGATTCCCTATCTGAGCGTGGCGGAAAACATTTTGCTGGATCGGCTCGTTCAGGCAAAAGGCTCGGGACTGATCAACTGGCAGCGACTGTACACCGAATCGGAGGAGCTGCTGCGCGGGTTCGGATTTTCCATTCCCGTCAAAATGACCGTCGAGGAATGCTCCCTGTCGGAGAAACAGCTGATTTTGATTGCGCGTGCTACTGTGCAAAAAGCCAAGTACGTGATCTTTGACGAACCGACAGCGCCGCTCAGCACCAAGGAAAGCGAGCGGCTGTTTCAGATCATTGATCAGTTGAAGAAAGCAGGGGTCGGCATCATTTACATTTCCCACCGCCTGCCCGAAATCTTTGAAATCTGTGACCGCATCACCATCATGCGAGACGGTCAGCATGTGATTACGACAGAGACAGCGCAGACCAGCATGGATGAAGTCATCGGCCATATGCTCGGGAAAAGCTTTGCGGAGGAATTTCCGAAAGAAATCGTCCCTATCGGTCAGCCGGTCCTCGAAGTAAAAGGGGCCAAGGGCGGTAAGGTGCGCAGTGCCGATCTGACGGTGCATGAAGGGGAAATCGTAGGAGTCGTTGGCCTGGTCGGCGCTGGGAAAACCGAGCTGGCGCGCTTGCTGTTCGGAGCAGATGCGGCGGAAGCTGGGGAGATCAAGCTGAATGGGTCAACGCTGCGAATCCGCGACCCGAAAGATGCGGTTGACGCCGGGATCGTCCTCGTGCCGGAAGAACGACGCAAGGAAGGCATTTTCGTCGAAGAATCGGTAAAAAACAACCTTTCTGTGGCGACGATTTCCAAGTGGTCACCACTCGGATTTATCCGTAGAGGAGTAGAAGCGGGACAGGCAAAGGAGCTCGTCCAACGTCTGGGGGTCAAGACGGCGGATATCAGCCAGCTGGTCGGTTATCTCAGCGGGGGAAACCAGCAAAAGGTGGCGATCGGAAAATGGCTGGATACCGATGCGAGCATCTTCATGTTCGATGAGCCGACCAAGGGCGTGGACATCGGAGCGAAAAGCGATATTTACCGATTAATCGGGAACTTGGCCAAGCAAAAGAAAGGGATCCTCTACTTCTCTTGCGAGTTTCAGGAGGTCATCGGGATATCGGACCGGATTCTCGTCATGTTTGAGGGCAGGATCGTGAAGGAATTGAGCCCTGAAGGGGCAACCCAAGAATTAATCATGTATTATGCAAGCGGAGGTGAGTAA
- a CDS encoding sugar ABC transporter substrate-binding protein: MKKKLGLLVTLALTASLALTACGNGGGAGTAAPNGASGEKTKKIALIMRQNVGTFSAQYINGVKKEVEKNGGELTVFNADTDLAKMASNLDAAVNQHFDGILIDHGTAEALQQGTQKAVDKKIPVVLFDTDIKIPGVPIVAQDDQKLADLSLEKLAADNGNKGNIVKIWVAGFAPMEKRQITYDAFLKKYPDIKEVAAFGSATNNTALDTQSQMEAILKKYPNKGDITAVWAAWDEFGKGATRAIQQAGRTEIKVYSIDLSDEDLQMIQEPNSPWVATAAVDPSNIGRIQAETVFKKIKGEEVPDNVNLTPVLVKQDDLPKDKKVTMGDLSQYVKEWGK; the protein is encoded by the coding sequence ATGAAAAAGAAATTGGGTCTTCTGGTCACGCTGGCACTGACAGCTTCTCTCGCTTTGACAGCGTGCGGCAACGGCGGTGGAGCTGGCACGGCTGCTCCAAACGGCGCGTCTGGCGAGAAAACTAAGAAAATTGCGTTGATTATGCGTCAAAATGTTGGGACTTTTTCGGCGCAATACATCAACGGGGTCAAAAAAGAAGTGGAGAAAAACGGCGGCGAGCTGACGGTATTCAATGCGGACACCGATCTGGCGAAAATGGCTTCCAATCTCGATGCAGCGGTCAACCAGCACTTTGACGGCATCCTGATCGACCACGGTACAGCAGAAGCGCTGCAGCAAGGAACGCAAAAAGCGGTAGACAAGAAGATTCCTGTCGTCCTGTTCGACACGGACATCAAAATTCCGGGCGTGCCGATTGTAGCGCAGGACGACCAAAAGCTGGCTGACCTGAGCCTCGAGAAGCTGGCTGCGGACAATGGCAACAAAGGAAACATCGTGAAGATTTGGGTGGCAGGCTTTGCGCCTATGGAAAAACGTCAAATCACGTACGATGCATTCTTGAAGAAATATCCGGATATCAAAGAAGTAGCGGCTTTCGGTTCCGCGACCAACAATACCGCTCTGGATACGCAATCTCAGATGGAAGCGATCCTGAAGAAATATCCGAACAAAGGCGACATCACGGCAGTATGGGCAGCATGGGATGAGTTCGGTAAAGGTGCTACACGTGCGATCCAGCAAGCAGGACGCACCGAAATCAAAGTGTACTCCATCGACCTGAGCGATGAGGACCTGCAAATGATTCAGGAGCCAAACTCTCCTTGGGTAGCGACTGCTGCAGTTGACCCGTCCAACATCGGCCGCATCCAGGCGGAGACCGTGTTCAAGAAAATCAAAGGGGAAGAGGTTCCGGACAACGTCAACCTGACACCTGTTCTCGTGAAACAAGATGATCTGCCTAAGGACAAAAAAGTGACGATGGGCGATCTTTCCCAATACGTGAAAGAGTGGGGCAAGTAA
- a CDS encoding ATP-binding protein, with protein MSLIKEVILQFFFVLIPFVMFNIYCRDKMRNFSRSFILFTSSISLFLAMTFASSVIDGVIFDTRYVIMFFGLVYGGIQTGLILLGEFVIYRLYLGGEGSIVAMLIAVFSFVVSLLMYRSYKTTHRKTIFTISAGMVFSIVALTLTYFYFPHYFVENLTYHFLVIPLQNSLGIWILMSLFSKSVSDKEIFIKHAQNEKIETMSHVAASLAHEVRNPLTAVKGFLRLMQENPTDLTKNAQYMNICMDEIQRTEMILSEYLAISKPLTNRYEPVNVAEMLKVMRAVMSPFAILHNVELEVRTPETSVTIMANPDEIKQVLVNFIKNAIEACANVRKGRVFLSLMVEEGKAILVIKDNGVGMDEGQMKRLGSIYFSTKSSGTGLGLTYSYHVIHTFGGTVTVNSKPNVGTKFSITFPYQE; from the coding sequence ATGAGCCTAATAAAAGAAGTCATCCTTCAATTTTTCTTTGTATTAATTCCCTTTGTGATGTTCAATATCTACTGCCGAGACAAGATGAGAAATTTCAGCAGGAGCTTCATCCTCTTCACCAGTTCGATCAGCTTGTTCCTCGCGATGACCTTTGCCTCCAGTGTCATTGACGGGGTCATTTTTGACACTCGGTATGTCATCATGTTTTTTGGGCTTGTTTACGGAGGTATCCAGACAGGTCTCATTTTGCTTGGAGAATTTGTCATTTATCGATTGTATTTGGGTGGCGAAGGATCGATCGTCGCCATGCTGATTGCCGTTTTTTCCTTCGTGGTGTCCCTGCTTATGTACAGATCGTATAAAACAACTCACCGGAAAACGATTTTCACCATTTCGGCAGGCATGGTGTTTTCCATTGTTGCCCTGACCCTTACCTATTTCTATTTCCCCCACTACTTTGTTGAAAATCTTACCTATCACTTTCTTGTGATTCCGCTGCAGAATTCACTCGGTATCTGGATATTGATGTCCCTTTTCAGCAAATCGGTATCGGACAAGGAAATTTTTATCAAGCATGCACAGAATGAAAAGATCGAGACAATGAGCCACGTGGCCGCTTCCCTTGCCCACGAGGTGCGCAATCCGCTTACGGCCGTCAAAGGATTTCTGCGATTAATGCAGGAAAACCCCACGGATTTGACCAAAAACGCCCAGTACATGAACATCTGTATGGACGAAATTCAACGGACGGAAATGATCCTCTCGGAATATCTCGCGATCTCAAAGCCGCTGACAAACCGGTATGAGCCCGTTAACGTCGCGGAAATGCTGAAGGTCATGCGCGCCGTGATGTCGCCCTTTGCGATCCTGCACAATGTGGAGTTGGAGGTCCGTACACCGGAAACGTCTGTCACCATCATGGCCAATCCGGATGAGATCAAGCAGGTGCTCGTCAACTTCATCAAAAATGCGATCGAGGCCTGCGCCAATGTGAGAAAAGGAAGAGTGTTCCTGTCCCTGATGGTGGAGGAAGGCAAAGCGATCCTGGTCATCAAGGACAACGGCGTGGGGATGGATGAAGGGCAAATGAAGCGGCTGGGGTCCATTTACTTTTCCACCAAATCCAGCGGCACCGGCTTGGGTCTTACGTATTCCTATCACGTCATCCATACGTTTGGCGGCACCGTCACCGTAAACAGCAAACCGAACGTAGGCACGAAATTCTCCATCACTTTTCCTTATCAAGAGTAA
- a CDS encoding FAD-binding oxidoreductase, producing MVVPGDQQYDSARQEFNTFFNKYPLVIVFAQKTQDVVNAVRWASKKKVPIRMRSGRHNYEGLSVMNGGMVIDVSEMTQLEVDRKRGIATVGTGWRNVALTEKLGSEGLVVPTGVCPTPGIAGVTLGGGHSILTRPWGLTQDHLLEVEMVDANGRVLRANADTNPDLFWASRGGGGGNFGICTSFRFRTHRIETVGYAEISWDLRDLKSVLRVWQNYTLLSADRRLTPTLFMSSGVQPPVLMQGVFLGPAKELRTLLKPLLQAGTPLKVTIDEIPWLEAAALVYARQPATPLPFKSVGPYVYRLLTDKGIDKIERFVNEHPPDNTASVFFHGVGGEVAEIPSHATAYFYRKALSNVTLFSTWSKPEGAAKGIRWVEGLRLALRPFTEGIYVNTPDLSIKNWPEEYYGSNFERLTRVKAKYDPTNFFHYPQSIPPAGNEI from the coding sequence ATTGTTGTGCCGGGGGACCAGCAATATGATTCGGCACGTCAGGAATTTAACACATTCTTCAATAAATATCCGTTGGTCATTGTTTTCGCTCAAAAAACGCAAGACGTGGTTAACGCCGTGCGATGGGCGTCAAAAAAGAAAGTGCCAATCCGTATGCGGTCCGGACGCCATAACTATGAAGGCTTATCGGTCATGAATGGTGGCATGGTAATTGATGTTAGCGAAATGACCCAGTTGGAAGTAGACCGCAAACGAGGCATAGCTACAGTGGGGACCGGCTGGAGGAACGTTGCTTTAACCGAGAAACTCGGATCAGAAGGACTCGTTGTACCAACAGGGGTCTGTCCTACCCCTGGCATTGCCGGTGTCACTTTGGGTGGAGGTCACAGCATTCTCACTCGCCCATGGGGGTTGACGCAAGATCATCTGCTCGAGGTAGAGATGGTCGATGCAAATGGTCGCGTTCTGCGCGCTAATGCCGATACCAATCCCGATCTCTTTTGGGCTTCGCGTGGGGGGGGAGGCGGCAACTTTGGCATCTGCACTTCCTTCCGCTTTCGAACACATCGCATTGAGACGGTTGGGTATGCCGAAATAAGCTGGGATTTACGCGATCTGAAATCGGTGCTGCGAGTCTGGCAGAACTATACCCTTCTTTCCGCTGACAGGCGACTTACACCCACCCTTTTCATGTCTTCCGGAGTACAGCCGCCAGTTTTAATGCAAGGGGTCTTTCTCGGACCGGCTAAAGAGCTGCGAACCTTATTGAAACCGTTGCTACAAGCTGGCACTCCTCTGAAAGTCACCATCGATGAAATCCCTTGGCTAGAAGCTGCAGCCTTAGTATACGCTAGACAGCCGGCGACACCTTTGCCATTCAAGAGTGTCGGACCTTATGTTTACCGTCTGCTTACAGATAAAGGAATCGATAAGATTGAGCGATTTGTTAATGAGCATCCTCCCGATAATACAGCCTCCGTCTTCTTCCATGGAGTGGGCGGGGAAGTAGCCGAAATACCGAGTCATGCTACTGCGTACTTCTACCGCAAGGCATTGTCGAACGTGACTCTTTTTTCTACTTGGAGTAAGCCGGAAGGGGCTGCTAAAGGTATTCGCTGGGTGGAGGGCTTGCGTCTGGCGTTACGTCCTTTTACCGAGGGCATATACGTCAATACCCCAGATCTCTCAATAAAGAACTGGCCCGAAGAATACTATGGCAGTAACTTCGAGCGACTGACACGCGTGAAAGCTAAATATGACCCTACTAACTTTTTTCATTACCCTCAGAGCATTCCCCCAGCTGGAAACGAAATTTGA